The Urbifossiella limnaea genome has a window encoding:
- a CDS encoding uS14 family ribosomal protein has protein sequence MSTNAKEATFARQMERLDAHRAEIKKPADQQNPANLMSGRDRIRVRFRCGLCGRGRAVYRKFGVCRICFRNLASSGLIPGVRKASW, from the coding sequence ATGTCGACGAACGCCAAAGAAGCTACGTTCGCGCGCCAGATGGAGCGCCTCGACGCCCACCGCGCCGAGATCAAGAAGCCGGCCGACCAGCAGAACCCGGCGAACCTGATGTCGGGCCGCGACCGCATCCGCGTCCGGTTCCGCTGCGGCCTGTGCGGCCGCGGCCGTGCCGTCTACCGGAAGTTCGGCGTCTGCCGCATCTGCTTCCGCAACCTGGCGTCGAGTGGCCTGATCCCCGGCGTCCGCAAGGCGTCCTGGTAA
- the rplE gene encoding 50S ribosomal protein L5: MAATAEDVKEAPVPPPRLLERYKAEIVAALKQKFGRDNPHAVPKLMKISLNMGVGKALQDKERMKQSAEQLGLIAGQKPQVMKAKVAVSGFRLREGNEIGCRVTLRGKRMYEFLDRLINVALPRIRDFRGVNPKSFDGNGNYSMGLTEQLVFPEIDPDKVTFTQGMDITFVTSTRNDDEARELLRAFGMPFRDDSK, encoded by the coding sequence ATGGCCGCGACCGCCGAAGACGTGAAGGAAGCCCCGGTCCCGCCGCCCCGGCTGCTGGAGCGGTACAAGGCCGAGATCGTCGCCGCTCTGAAGCAGAAGTTCGGCCGCGACAACCCGCACGCCGTGCCCAAGCTGATGAAGATCAGCTTGAACATGGGCGTGGGCAAGGCGCTCCAGGACAAGGAGCGGATGAAGCAGTCGGCCGAGCAGCTCGGCCTCATCGCCGGTCAGAAGCCGCAGGTCATGAAGGCCAAGGTGGCCGTCAGCGGGTTCCGGCTCCGCGAGGGGAACGAGATCGGCTGTCGTGTCACGCTCCGCGGCAAGCGGATGTACGAGTTCCTCGACCGGCTCATCAACGTGGCCCTGCCGCGAATCCGCGACTTCCGCGGGGTGAACCCGAAGAGCTTCGACGGCAACGGCAACTACAGCATGGGGCTGACCGAGCAGCTAGTCTTCCCCGAGATCGACCCTGACAAGGTGACGTTCACGCAGGGCATGGACATCACCTTCGTCACCAGCACCCGGAACGACGACGAGGCCCGCGAGCTGTTGCGGGCGTTCGGGATGCCGTTCCGGGACGACAGCAAGTAA
- the rplN gene encoding 50S ribosomal protein L14, whose translation MIQMYTYMDVADNTGAKEVMCIQVLGGNKRRVANLGDIIRASVKKAIPGGDVKPGDVIKGVVVRTKVATRREDGSYVRFDSNALVLLDNDNNPRGTRIFGAVPRELRAKYNKIISLASEVV comes from the coding sequence ATGATCCAGATGTACACGTACATGGACGTGGCCGACAACACCGGGGCCAAAGAGGTGATGTGCATCCAGGTGCTGGGCGGCAACAAGCGCCGCGTGGCCAACCTGGGCGACATCATCCGGGCCAGCGTGAAGAAGGCCATCCCCGGCGGCGACGTCAAGCCGGGCGACGTGATCAAGGGCGTGGTCGTCCGCACGAAGGTGGCCACCCGCCGCGAGGACGGCAGCTACGTCCGGTTCGACAGCAACGCGCTCGTCCTACTGGACAACGACAACAACCCGCGCGGCACGCGCATCTTCGGGGCCGTGCCCCGCGAGCTGCGGGCCAAGTACAACAAGATCATCAGCCTGGCGTCGGAAGTGGTCTGA
- the rplX gene encoding 50S ribosomal protein L24, giving the protein MYIRKDDTVVVLTGDDKGVRGKVLSVSPKSGKVLVQGVNRVYRHLKPSRTNPQGGRLSKEMPVNASNVMLIDPSTNQPTRVGVRYAADGTKELYAKKSGARIRILAKANPKYATKA; this is encoded by the coding sequence ATGTACATCCGCAAAGACGACACCGTGGTGGTGCTGACCGGGGACGACAAGGGCGTCCGCGGCAAGGTGCTGTCCGTCTCGCCGAAGTCCGGGAAGGTGCTCGTCCAGGGCGTCAACCGCGTGTACCGGCACCTGAAGCCGTCGCGCACCAACCCGCAGGGCGGCCGGCTCTCGAAGGAGATGCCGGTCAACGCCTCGAACGTGATGCTCATCGACCCGAGCACCAACCAGCCGACCCGCGTCGGCGTGCGGTACGCGGCCGACGGCACCAAGGAACTGTACGCCAAGAAGAGCGGCGCCCGCATCCGCATCCTGGCCAAGGCCAACCCGAAGTACGCCACCAAGGCGTGA
- the rpsE gene encoding 30S ribosomal protein S5: MARDRDRGGDRDSRDNALVDFVVKIKRSACVVKGGRRFSFNALVVVGDKRGKVSYGYGKANEVPPSVEKAIKEGEANVNRSKKVSLRGNTIPHRVIGKFGASKVIMVPAGPGTGVKAGPGVREVLQAAGVTNILTKVHGSTNPMNLVKATINGLNQLRTREEVAALRGVAL, from the coding sequence ATGGCCCGCGACCGTGACCGCGGCGGCGACCGCGACTCCCGCGACAACGCCCTGGTCGATTTCGTCGTGAAGATCAAGCGGTCGGCGTGCGTCGTCAAGGGCGGCCGCCGGTTCAGCTTCAACGCGCTGGTCGTCGTCGGCGACAAGCGCGGCAAGGTGTCCTACGGCTACGGCAAGGCCAACGAAGTGCCGCCGTCGGTCGAGAAGGCCATCAAGGAAGGCGAGGCCAACGTCAACCGGTCGAAGAAGGTGTCGCTCCGCGGCAACACCATCCCGCACCGGGTGATCGGCAAGTTCGGCGCCTCGAAGGTCATCATGGTCCCGGCCGGGCCGGGCACCGGCGTCAAGGCCGGGCCGGGCGTCCGCGAGGTGCTCCAGGCCGCCGGCGTCACCAACATCCTCACCAAGGTCCACGGGAGCACCAACCCGATGAACCTGGTGAAGGCCACGATCAACGGCTTGAACCAGCTACGCACCCGCGAGGAAGTCGCGGCGCTGCGGGGGGTGGCACTCTAA
- the rpsM gene encoding 30S ribosomal protein S13, whose protein sequence is MPRIQGVDIPPDKPTHISLRYIRGLGPTTALEVCGKLNIDPQRRAKELTDDEVARIAVLIDRDYLVEGPLRRFEGANITRLKEIKSYRGERHRKNLPVRGQRSKTNARTRKGPRKTVAGKKGVKDK, encoded by the coding sequence ATGCCGCGTATCCAAGGCGTCGACATCCCGCCGGACAAGCCGACCCACATCTCCCTGCGGTACATCCGCGGGCTGGGGCCAACCACGGCCCTCGAGGTGTGCGGCAAGCTGAACATCGACCCGCAACGGCGGGCGAAGGAACTCACCGACGACGAGGTCGCCCGGATCGCGGTGCTGATCGACCGCGACTACCTGGTCGAGGGGCCGCTGCGGCGGTTCGAGGGCGCGAACATCACGCGCCTCAAGGAGATCAAGAGCTACCGCGGCGAGCGGCACCGGAAGAACCTCCCGGTCCGCGGCCAGCGGTCGAAGACGAACGCCCGCACCCGGAAGGGGCCGCGCAAGACGGTCGCCGGCAAGAAGGGCGTGAAGGACAAGTAA
- the rpsQ gene encoding 30S ribosomal protein S17 encodes MADATATPAKSTGPRHLTGIVTRDKNLKTRRVEVTRSVRHPKYGKYVKQRTICYVHDEKNESHLGDTVEIAESRPLSRTKRWNLVRVVTKSPSRTLSKLEGAVAGSDAAAPTPAADAK; translated from the coding sequence ATGGCGGACGCGACGGCCACCCCGGCGAAGAGCACCGGCCCCCGGCACCTGACCGGCATTGTCACCCGGGACAAGAACCTCAAGACCCGCCGGGTCGAGGTCACCCGCTCGGTGCGGCACCCGAAGTACGGCAAGTACGTCAAGCAGCGGACGATCTGCTACGTCCACGACGAGAAGAACGAGTCGCACCTCGGCGACACGGTCGAGATCGCCGAGAGCCGGCCGCTGTCGCGGACGAAGCGCTGGAACCTCGTCCGCGTCGTCACGAAGAGCCCGAGCCGAACGCTGTCGAAGCTGGAAGGCGCCGTCGCCGGGAGCGACGCCGCCGCCCCCACCCCCGCGGCCGACGCCAAGTAA
- the secY gene encoding preprotein translocase subunit SecY, translating to MQTLLTIFKIPELRKKIFITLVFLAVYRIGYYVPLPMIDHAKMAEKMANAQGGALGQVLGFVSMFSGGNLSTACIFSMGIMPYISASIIIQLLASGVVPSLERLRKEGESGRKKLNEITRYLTVPICLVQGFIIAQSVMRPEGSDGMGLTPPTYAEGFNLYWFGFSAVVTMTAGTVFLMWLGEQIDEYGIGNGISLIIMAGIVARLPDATGKLIFDSTTGKVKESLFTLGAATGDVSFEKLVVLLFLFVAVVVGVIAMTKAQRRIPTQSAKHVRGRRVYGGTRQFLPMKVNAAGVMPVIFASTLLILPWFLFNLIANVTDAGWAASMAQTFQNHSGWMYNVMYIVMIYVFCYFWVAITFNPKEIADNLKDYGSFIPGYRPGKRTADYLERVLMRITYVGAAFLAVIAIIPNVVTGVLEIDPVVASFYGGTGLLIVISVALDLVQKINSHLVMRNYAGLTDD from the coding sequence ATGCAGACCCTGCTGACGATCTTCAAGATTCCCGAGCTGCGGAAGAAGATCTTCATCACGCTCGTGTTCCTCGCCGTTTACCGGATCGGGTACTACGTCCCGCTCCCGATGATCGACCACGCGAAGATGGCCGAGAAGATGGCGAACGCCCAGGGCGGGGCGCTCGGCCAGGTGCTCGGCTTCGTCTCCATGTTCTCCGGCGGCAACCTCAGCACGGCGTGCATCTTCTCGATGGGGATCATGCCGTACATCTCGGCGTCGATCATCATCCAGCTCCTCGCCAGCGGCGTCGTCCCGTCGCTCGAACGCCTCCGCAAGGAGGGCGAGAGCGGCCGCAAGAAGCTGAACGAGATCACCCGCTACCTCACCGTGCCGATCTGCCTCGTCCAGGGCTTCATCATCGCCCAGTCGGTGATGCGCCCCGAAGGCTCCGACGGCATGGGGCTCACGCCGCCGACCTACGCGGAAGGCTTCAACCTGTACTGGTTCGGGTTCTCCGCCGTCGTCACGATGACGGCCGGGACGGTGTTCCTGATGTGGCTCGGCGAGCAGATCGACGAGTACGGCATCGGCAACGGCATCAGCCTCATCATCATGGCCGGCATCGTCGCCCGCCTCCCCGACGCCACCGGCAAGCTGATCTTCGACAGCACGACCGGGAAGGTGAAGGAGTCGCTGTTCACGCTCGGGGCGGCGACCGGCGACGTGAGCTTCGAGAAGCTGGTGGTGCTGCTGTTCCTGTTCGTCGCGGTGGTGGTCGGCGTGATCGCCATGACGAAGGCCCAGCGGCGCATCCCGACGCAGAGCGCCAAGCACGTCCGCGGCCGGCGCGTGTACGGCGGCACCCGGCAGTTCCTGCCGATGAAGGTGAACGCCGCCGGCGTCATGCCGGTGATCTTCGCCAGCACGCTGCTCATCCTGCCGTGGTTCCTGTTCAACCTGATCGCCAACGTGACCGACGCCGGGTGGGCGGCCAGCATGGCGCAGACGTTCCAGAACCACAGCGGGTGGATGTACAACGTGATGTACATCGTGATGATTTACGTGTTCTGCTACTTCTGGGTCGCCATCACCTTCAACCCGAAGGAGATCGCCGACAACCTGAAGGACTACGGCAGCTTCATCCCCGGGTACCGGCCGGGCAAGCGCACCGCCGACTACCTGGAGCGGGTGCTGATGCGGATCACGTACGTGGGGGCGGCGTTCCTCGCGGTCATCGCCATCATCCCGAACGTGGTGACCGGCGTGCTGGAAATCGACCCGGTCGTGGCGAGCTTCTACGGCGGCACCGGCCTGCTCATCGTCATCAGCGTCGCCCTGGACCTGGTGCAGAAGATCAACAGCCACCTGGTCATGCGGAACTACGCCGGCCTGACCGACGACTGA
- the rpsH gene encoding 30S ribosomal protein S8 — MMTDPIADMLTRIRNANTIERPLVEMPATNLKVGIAKVLLEEGFVLGYRTGKTVTNPETGVKDFVEVPKLGEPHVVLQVFLKYGPDGEKVIRHLERYSRPGRRVYQKYTEVKRVLDGLGIAILSTSRGVMSDRQARRDKVGGEVLCTVW; from the coding sequence ATGATGACCGACCCGATCGCGGACATGCTGACCCGCATCCGCAACGCCAACACCATCGAGCGGCCGCTCGTCGAAATGCCGGCCACGAACCTGAAGGTGGGCATCGCCAAGGTGCTGCTCGAGGAGGGTTTCGTCCTCGGTTACCGCACCGGCAAGACGGTCACGAACCCCGAGACCGGTGTCAAGGACTTCGTCGAAGTGCCGAAGCTCGGCGAGCCACACGTCGTGCTGCAGGTGTTCCTGAAGTACGGCCCGGACGGCGAAAAGGTGATCCGCCACCTGGAGCGGTACAGCCGCCCCGGCCGCCGCGTGTACCAGAAGTACACCGAGGTGAAGCGGGTGCTCGACGGCCTCGGCATCGCCATCCTGAGCACGAGCCGCGGCGTGATGAGCGACCGCCAGGCCCGCCGCGACAAGGTTGGCGGCGAGGTGCTGTGCACGGTGTGGTGA
- the rplP gene encoding 50S ribosomal protein L16 yields MPQMPKRVKFRKGQRGVTKGIVAQRKYAGYIKGNAHRGNYVAYGDFGLQSLEGGWLSAECIESGRITMTRFVSGEGRYYIRVFPHKPVTAIPAETRMGKGKGEPEYWAAVVRSGQVMFEIGGLPESAARDCLARVAYKMPFKCRFVTRRPNV; encoded by the coding sequence GCAGATGCCGAAGCGGGTGAAGTTCCGGAAGGGACAGCGCGGGGTGACGAAGGGCATCGTCGCGCAGCGGAAGTACGCCGGCTACATCAAGGGTAACGCCCACCGCGGCAACTACGTCGCCTACGGCGACTTCGGCCTGCAGTCGCTCGAAGGCGGCTGGCTGTCGGCCGAGTGCATCGAGTCGGGCCGTATCACGATGACGCGGTTCGTCTCGGGCGAGGGCCGGTACTACATCCGCGTCTTCCCGCACAAGCCGGTGACTGCGATCCCCGCCGAGACCCGCATGGGTAAGGGCAAGGGCGAGCCCGAGTACTGGGCCGCGGTGGTGCGGTCCGGGCAGGTGATGTTCGAGATCGGCGGCCTCCCGGAGAGTGCCGCCCGCGACTGCCTGGCCCGCGTCGCCTACAAGATGCCGTTCAAGTGCCGGTTCGTGACCCGCCGGCCGAACGTCTAA
- the rplO gene encoding 50S ribosomal protein L15, protein MDLNAVHSGVAKRKLKRRVGRGIGSGQGKTCGLGQKGQYASAGARLPSGLFEGGQMPLYRRLPKRGFNNARFQKNHSVVNVGDLDVFDANATVDLDALKAKKLVPSSTEGVRVLGDGDLAKKLTVKGDHFSKSAKEKIEKAGGKVDLIPPPKKPVRNKMTPRPPKAAK, encoded by the coding sequence ATGGACCTGAACGCAGTTCACAGCGGCGTCGCCAAGCGGAAGCTCAAGCGTCGCGTCGGCCGCGGCATCGGCTCGGGCCAGGGTAAGACTTGCGGCCTCGGCCAGAAGGGCCAGTACGCCAGCGCCGGCGCCAGGCTCCCCAGCGGCTTGTTCGAGGGCGGCCAGATGCCGCTCTACCGCCGCCTCCCGAAGCGCGGGTTCAACAACGCCCGCTTCCAGAAGAACCACTCCGTGGTCAACGTCGGCGATCTGGACGTCTTCGACGCCAACGCCACCGTCGACCTGGACGCGCTGAAGGCGAAGAAGTTGGTGCCGTCGAGCACCGAGGGCGTGCGGGTCCTCGGCGACGGCGACCTGGCGAAGAAGCTTACGGTCAAGGGCGATCACTTCTCCAAGTCGGCGAAGGAGAAGATCGAGAAGGCCGGCGGCAAGGTAGATCTGATCCCGCCGCCGAAGAAGCCGGTACGGAACAAGATGACGCCGCGGCCGCCGAAGGCCGCCAAGTGA
- the map gene encoding type I methionyl aminopeptidase — MLRQNTNRPPELKSAREIGLMREAGKLVARALRICRELAKPGTKTIEIDQAVEKFYAEHGAVPLFKGYPGKTPFPAVTCLSVNEQVVHGIPGNRVLKEGDLLKVDTACKLNGWCADRAITIPIGPVSPEKARLVKVAEETLQLAIDLLPKRKWWTQVASEMQKHVEQSGFSVVTSYVGHGIGRVMHENPQVPNYVDRETRKQDFKLEPGLTLAVEPMVNMRKGEVDTLSDTWTVVTRDRMPSVHVEHTLALTAGGVLIVTADEE; from the coding sequence ATGCTCCGACAGAACACGAACCGGCCGCCGGAGCTGAAGTCGGCCCGCGAGATCGGGCTGATGCGGGAGGCCGGTAAGCTCGTCGCGCGGGCCCTGCGCATCTGCCGCGAGCTCGCCAAGCCCGGCACCAAGACCATCGAGATCGACCAGGCCGTCGAGAAGTTCTACGCCGAGCACGGGGCCGTCCCGCTGTTCAAGGGCTACCCCGGCAAGACGCCCTTCCCCGCCGTCACGTGCCTGAGCGTGAACGAGCAGGTCGTCCACGGCATCCCCGGCAACCGCGTCCTCAAGGAGGGCGACCTCCTCAAGGTGGACACGGCCTGCAAGCTGAACGGCTGGTGTGCCGACCGGGCCATCACCATCCCGATCGGCCCGGTGTCGCCGGAAAAGGCCCGGCTGGTGAAGGTGGCCGAGGAGACGCTCCAGCTGGCGATCGACCTGCTGCCGAAGCGGAAGTGGTGGACGCAGGTCGCCAGCGAAATGCAGAAGCACGTGGAGCAGTCCGGGTTCAGCGTGGTGACGAGCTACGTCGGGCACGGCATCGGCCGGGTGATGCACGAGAACCCGCAGGTGCCGAACTACGTGGACCGCGAGACCCGCAAGCAGGACTTCAAGCTGGAACCCGGCCTGACCCTGGCCGTCGAGCCGATGGTGAACATGCGGAAGGGCGAGGTGGACACGCTCTCCGACACCTGGACGGTGGTGACGCGGGACCGGATGCCGAGCGTCCACGTCGAGCACACGCTGGCGCTGACCGCCGGCGGCGTGTTGATCGTGACCGCGGACGAGGAGTAG
- the rpmC gene encoding 50S ribosomal protein L29, with amino-acid sequence MPATKTDFRGMSDEQLALSLKETEKTVFSLRFQSASDRKETATELKKAKKDIARIRTLQRERELTKLKALPADQLATRVASLGEKDKAGGPGKRLVRRQLRRVEALHAKATAKKGSK; translated from the coding sequence ATGCCTGCGACCAAGACCGACTTCCGCGGGATGAGCGACGAACAGCTCGCGCTCAGCCTGAAGGAAACCGAAAAGACCGTGTTCTCGCTTCGCTTCCAGTCGGCGTCCGACCGCAAGGAGACGGCGACCGAGCTGAAGAAGGCGAAGAAGGACATCGCCCGCATCCGCACCCTCCAGCGGGAGCGCGAGCTGACCAAGCTGAAGGCCCTCCCGGCCGATCAGCTGGCCACCCGCGTCGCCAGCCTGGGCGAGAAGGACAAGGCCGGCGGCCCCGGCAAGCGGCTGGTGCGGCGGCAGCTCCGGCGCGTCGAGGCGCTGCACGCAAAGGCGACGGCCAAGAAGGGGAGCAAGTGA
- the rplF gene encoding 50S ribosomal protein L6, whose translation MSRIGKQPVAVPGGVTVNITNRLITVKGPKGELKFTHHENVAVASDGKQVTVTRPNDERLNRALHGLTRALVNNMIVGVTKGYEKKLKVEGVGFQAAAKGKGVELTVGFANRIVHEPPAGVTVAVPDPTTIVVSGIDKQIVGQFAAEVRASRKPEPYKGKGIRYEGEVVRRKEGKSFAAGK comes from the coding sequence ATGTCGCGTATCGGCAAACAGCCCGTCGCCGTCCCCGGCGGCGTCACGGTGAACATCACCAACCGCCTCATCACGGTCAAGGGGCCGAAGGGCGAGTTGAAGTTCACCCACCACGAGAACGTCGCGGTGGCCAGCGACGGCAAGCAGGTCACCGTCACCCGGCCGAACGACGAGCGCCTCAACCGCGCGCTTCACGGGCTGACCCGGGCTCTGGTCAATAACATGATCGTGGGCGTGACCAAGGGCTACGAGAAGAAGCTCAAGGTCGAGGGCGTCGGCTTCCAGGCCGCGGCCAAGGGCAAGGGCGTGGAGCTGACCGTCGGCTTCGCCAACCGCATCGTCCACGAGCCGCCGGCGGGCGTGACGGTGGCCGTGCCCGACCCGACGACCATCGTGGTGAGCGGCATCGACAAGCAGATTGTCGGCCAGTTCGCCGCCGAGGTCCGCGCCAGCCGCAAGCCGGAGCCGTACAAGGGCAAGGGCATTCGGTACGAGGGCGAGGTCGTCCGCCGCAAGGAAGGTAAGTCGTTCGCCGCGGGCAAGTAG
- the rpmJ gene encoding 50S ribosomal protein L36: MKVRASVRRMCEKCKLIKRKGVVRVICEDPRHKQRQG, encoded by the coding sequence ATGAAGGTGCGTGCGAGCGTCCGCCGGATGTGCGAGAAGTGCAAGCTGATCAAGCGGAAGGGCGTCGTCCGCGTGATCTGCGAGGACCCCCGCCACAAGCAGCGGCAAGGCTAA